In Zygosaccharomyces rouxii strain CBS732 chromosome F complete sequence, a single window of DNA contains:
- the PER1 gene encoding Per1p (similar to uniprot|P25625 Saccharomyces cerevisiae YCR044C PER1 Vacuolar membrane protein that seems to be involved in Mn2 homeostasis mutant is dependent on activation of the unfolded protein response pathway for viability) has protein sequence MKSLLWILLLLGVASASPGDLLDIFDECKDACEYIRVCRNSDIDLLNTGINRFNSVPFAKTPVLLRHFLAWDCVSDCDYQCQQIVTHMRMEKGDPFLQFHGKWPFKRLFGVQEFFSALFSIGNFIPHYRGYKMLQALLHKAQKGGNAGQSVLLQNYVYVSIAGMLAWTASTTFHLRDRPLTEKMDYFWAGGTVISSFHAIATRVFRLDKRPQLAKIFTWIIGAIFSLHVLRLAIEWSYTYNMRFNVAFGILQYIMVFALSFQNYRSLQERKKAHNMPVKLYTKRIYALCLQPILLVVITSLAMSLELFDFFSYAYQVDAHAIWHLSTIWPSWALYDFLLADFNYITRGTLD, from the coding sequence ATGAAGAGTCTTCTGTGGATTTTATTGCTGCTAGGTGTTGCAAGTGCATCACCTGGTGATCTTCTAGATATTTTTGATGAGTGTAAAGATGCGTGTGAATATATCAGAGTGTGTCGTAATTCTGATATTGATCTATTGAACACTGGAATTAACCGGTTCAATAGTGTTCCTTTTGCCAAGACGCCAGTTTTGCTTAGACATTTTCTGGCATGGGATTGTGTTTCTGATTGCGATTACCAATGCCAACAAATCGTAACGCACATGAGAATGGAAAAAGGTGATCCTTTCTTGCAATTCCATGGTAAATGGCCCTTTAAGAGATTGTTTGGTGTCCAAGAGTTTTTTTCCGCATTGTTTAGTATTGGTAATTTTATACCCCATTACAGAGGTTATAAAATGTTGCAAGCATTGTTACACAAGGCTCAAAAAGGTGGTAATGCGGGACAATCGGtacttttacaaaattatGTCTATGTTAGCATTGCAGGTATGCTTGCGTGGACAGCGAGTACAACCTTCCACTTAAGAGACCGCCCACTGACTGAGAAAATGGATTACTTTTGGGCTGGTGGTACCGTCATATCGTCATTCCACGCAATTGCTACCCGAGTTTTTAGATTGGACAAGAGACCTCAATTGGCAAAAATCTTTACATGGATTATTGGAGCCATTTTCTCTCTCCATGTGCTAAGACTAGCAATTGAATGGTCCTATACCTACAACATGAGGTTTAACGTTGCATTTGGTATCCTACAGTACATTATGGTATTTGCCctttctttccaaaactACCGTTCTTTACAAGAGAGGAAGAAAGCACATAACATGCCGGTAAAATTATATACGAAGCGTATTTATGCGCTTTGTCTACAGCCCATTCTACTGGTGGTCATCACGTCGTTGGCAATGTCCCTcgaattatttgatttcttcAGCTACGCATACCAAGTAGATGCCCATGCTATCTGGCACTTGTCAACTATCTGGCCATCGTGGGCCCTTTATGATTTCCTACTTGCGGATTTCAACTACATTACAAGAGGTACACTGGACTAA
- the SPC25 gene encoding kinetochore-associated Ndc80 complex subunit SPC25 (weakly similar to uniprot|P40014 Saccharomyces cerevisiae YER018C): protein MEDFGRLRERMVQFEQHLHHALNDRTSSAAVAVQSYRDAVSQLRTRQRVLIDKLEELKELEIKLQEDQKNAQRDAEGSRSRLGTFRIRQQQLQSQKSALVEESKELESLMVQKQREIDQRRAQLLRQRQKDHPEVKLYEELLGMRVDASQQGTLRFIFDHWDHENPLQECQLTLDVSGDQFVLLETVPPLESDEQKQELVERFNKNNDVRSFLIETRSILASRVVGRR from the coding sequence ATGGAGGATTTTGGCAGGCTCAGAGAGCGCATGGTACAATTCGAGCAACATTTACACCATGCGTTGAATGACAGGACTTCTTCAGCGGCTGTCGCAGTACAGTCATACAGGGATGCTGTAAGCCAACTGCGAACTCGTCAGCGGGTGTTAATAGACAAATTAGAAGAGCTTAAAGAGCTTGAAATCAAACTGCAAGAGGACCAAAAGAATGCCCAGAGGGATGCCGAAGGTTCTCGGTCAAGATTGGGTACCTTTAGAATACGCCAGCAGCAGTTGCAATCTCAAAAAAGTGCATTAGTAGAGGAgagtaaagaattggaatccCTAATGGTTCAAAAgcaaagagaaattgatcaGAGACGTGCACAATTGCTCAGACAACGACAGAAGGATCATCCTGAAGTTAAACTTTACGAAGAGCTATTAGGAATGCGTGTAGATGCATCTCAACAAGGTACTCTAAGGTTTATTTTCGACCATTGGGATCACGAGAACCCATTGCAGGAATGTCAGTTGACACTAGACGTTTCTGGAGACCAATTCGTCCTGCTAGAGACAGTACCACCATTAGAATCCGATGAACAGAAACAAGAACTAGTGGAACGGTTTAACAAGAATAATGACGTCAGAAGCTTTCTAATAGAGACAAGATCAATACTTGCATCACGTGTGGTAGGCAGACGTTAG
- the ISC1 gene encoding inositol phosphosphingolipid phospholipase (similar to uniprot|P40015 Saccharomyces cerevisiae YER019W ISC1 Inositol phosphosphingolipid phospholipase C hydrolyzes inositolphosphosphingolipids activated by phosphatidylserine cardiolipin and phosphatidylglycerol mediates Na and Li halotolerance contains a P loop-like domain) produces MPVSGGSDHGSSSTASKPVQDLPSFKLLTFNTWGLKWLSTNRKERLRAIGDELSGRFTSVPIPGSDNIELGKRHSQFEQYDVVALQEVWCQEDWDYIVMRCSENYPYHRIFYSGIITGPGLAILSRIPIESTFLYRFPLNGRPTAVHRGDWYVGKSVAITLLQQIDNNTPPLAIMNSHMHAPYALQGDAAYACHRACQAWDFAKLANLYKKAGYAVIVTGDLNSRPGSLHHRLLTDETDLVDSWEQLYGQQDPETLAKLKPSEQIIYGCTTCDSNLNTYRLDKRLDEACRLDYALVDPDRLLPTAAGARFTERIPGVGSFSDHFAYTCTLKLLPRASSDIPLPMTASQTREKLIQRYANYQEMLQCLAQYVVNAKRQKLLRYTHLGLSIIVLIFSCFLAFMTDWAAIFWVLFIAVVCITGLLDGLLAFMFGEKELRELREVEQEVIGAQQYLQSQLDFRNKL; encoded by the coding sequence ATGCCTGttagtggtggtagtgaTCACGGAAGCAGTAGCACAGCTTCCAAGCCCGTTCAAGATTTGCCAAGTTTTAAGCTGCTTACTTTTAATACATGGGGGCTCAAATGGCTTTCTACAAATCGGAAAGAGAGATTAAGGGCTATTGGTGATGAGTTATCAGGACGTTTCACGTCGGTCCCAATACCTGGGAGTGATAACATCGAGCTCGGCAAACGTCATTCTCAATTTGAACAGTACGACGTCGTGGCATTACAAGAGGTATGGTGTCAAGAGGATTGGGATTACATCGTAATGAGATGCAGTGAGAACTACCCGTACCACAGGATTTTCTATTCAGGAATCATTACAGGTCCTGGCTTGGCTATTTTGTCTAGGATCCCAATTGAATCCACTTTCTTGTACCGTTTCCCCCTTAACGGTAGACCAACTGCAGTGCACAGAGGTGACTGGTACGTGGGTAAATCGGTTGCCATTACACTATTACAACAAATAGATAATAATACACCTCCATTGGCCATTATGAACAGTCACATGCATGCGCCTTACGCATTGCAGGGAGATGCGGCCTATGCATGTCATAGAGCATGTCAAGCTTGGGATTTTGCCAAATTGGCTAATCTCTACAAAAAGGCAGGCTATGCCGTTATTGTTACAGGAGATTTAAATTCAAGACCCGGTTCTTTACACCACAGATTGCTCACAGATGAAACTGATCTGGTGGATTCCTGGGAACAATTATACGGTCAACAGGATCCAGAAACGCTTGCTAAGTTGAAACCTTCGGAGCAGATCATTTACGGGTGCACCACTTGTGACTCGAATCTAAATACCTATAGATTGGACAAGAGACTTGATGAAGCCTGCAGACTTGACTATGCACTAGTCGATCCTGACCGTCTACTGCCAACGGCAGCAGGTGCGCGCTTTACAGAAAGAATACCTGGTGTAGGCTCATTCTCTGATCATTTTGCATACACATGCACTTTAAAACTTTTGCCAAGAGCTTCCTCAGATATTCCACTTCCCATGACAGCCAGCCAAACAAGagagaaattgattcaaagGTATGCTAATTATCAAGAGATGTTACAATGTTTAGCACAGTATGTGGTAAACGCCAAGAGGCAAAAACTGTTGAGATATACACATCTTGGTTTATCGATAATCGTTCTCATCTTTTCCTGCTTCTTGGCATTTATGACCGATTGGGCAGCAATCTTTTGGGTTTTGTTTATCGCAGTAGTGTGCATTACGGGTCTACTAGATGGATTATTGGCCTTCATGTTTGGTGAGAAGGAATTACGTGAATTGCGGGAAGTAGAACAAGAAGTCATCGGAGCTCAACAGTATCTACAATCGCAGCTAGATTTTAGAAACAAACTATAA
- the ATG26 gene encoding sterol 3-beta-glucosyltransferase (similar to uniprot|Q06321 Saccharomyces cerevisiae YLR189C ATG26 UDP-glucose:sterol glucosyltransferase conserved enzyme involved in synthesis of sterol glucoside membrane lipids involved in autophagy) has protein sequence MDIKGKVPFLRKVEGSFRKKDSSNKKGEKPSHSNKASSSISSAETSPSKRADDSVTTPEGQVGNQDDSGDAGGLDTAKARYTPKSIVELLTTASVVAGMGEQQQAKDVADELDGGDIDSDEFVDAKSEVSVEPASGGKVEDVDVSRVDDGKYSNEQAGFDGTTTARSLGFDLSVEPVEKTRDYINSLDLTRRRTMIQKLVDHFKLSEDEKFVGDFPAFLLKDVLIQGQIYLTSMHLLFFAYLPTNSDEVQLSGNLNVHSRIRGSTRYWAVLRNQSLSLYSSPTETYFPELEIDLKTTASITAIQSKTTGKPTNSFKIETKKRNFTFSADSEFAAKSWTNSLRKQHFAAQNANQNSVSLKIPLVNTMEVIDEPVLEYASTVRVKAVESSVSGVHVEFVFVFLDNSSTTLKRHIDAQLELLEQSGIPALGRVFSSGQNVVSDSTDASIRGKNPNDSNEGADVSSPKRASHLHHILPHFPRRQGSSSSEEKSSGLSSLKPKFGSNSRGNGDTDASSSSSHLLIPVKSVVQKPKSFVQDFNTKAHVTTGNGSWSSSSDVDENATESKKGHQHRYFRHGLWNNKPIHYRNTSVPFGDEDPYLASPDENKAANEKFREHFHLDSNANLIGAYFAHLSRNIPVYGKVYLSEDMMGFRSLLPGTHTKMNLPLVDVEACYKEQAFSFGYEDLILVVRGNNELCFAFSSTEARDDAESIIRKRMEVLKLRRREIMNPTTNILEVDPHFAKMKLVEDKINAGGIDAPLVVDKNPYYATTIKPHGKKLKIGLLTIGSRGDVQPYIAFGKGLQKEGHDVVIITHGEFREFVESRGIAFDEVAGNPAELMSLMVEHESLNVGLLKNAATNFRSWIAELLQTAWKACVRSEIDVLVESPSAMAGIHIAEALQIPYLRAFTMPWTRTRAYPHAFIVPDQPKGGNYNYMTHVLWENIFWKGISGQVNKWRVETLDLPKTNLELMQQSKVPFLYNVSPSIFPPAVDFCEWVKVTGYWFLDEGQSYTPPPDLETFIAKARKLNKKLVYIGFGSIVVSDAKEMTKAITEAVLEADVYCILNKGWSDRLSSKSDKKEIEEPLPESIYNSGSIPHDWLFPQMDAAVHHGGSGTTGASLKAGCPTIVKPFFGDQYFYATRVQDIGAGIALKKLTGKSLARALKEATHNEKMKMKAQEIKEKISLEDGVKTAINCLYTELEYAKSLVVVKAEQRNSPRSRLLELPSFAAPKLPDLNLEKTFAFL, from the coding sequence ATGGATATTAAGGGTAAGGTACCTTTCCTTCGCAAGGTAGAAGGATCGTTTAGGAAGAAggattcttcaaataagAAAGGGGAAAAACCTTCCCATAGTAACAAAGCAAGTTCGTCTATTTCATCCGCCGAAACTTCCCCAAGCAAAAGAGCCGATGATTCCGTGACTACTCCAGAAGGTCAAGTAGGAAATCAAGATGACTCCGGTGATGCTGGGGGATTGGACACTGCGAAAGCCAGATATACACCCAAGAGCATTGTGGAATTATTGACCACTGCAAGTGTGGTGGCAGGAATGGGAGAGCAACAGCAGGCCAAAGATGTAGCTGATGAACTCGATGGTGGTGATATCGATTCTGACGAGTTTGTGGACGCTAAGAGTGAAGTGTCAGTGGAGCCCGCAAGTGGTGGGAAAGTAGAAGATGTGGATGTTTCTAGGGTCGATGACGGCAAGTATTCTAATGAACAAGCTGGATTTGACGGCACAACTACTGCTAGATCCCTGGGTTTCGATCTCTCGGTCGAACCTGTAGAGAAAACCCGCGATTACATCAATAGTTTAGACCTTACTAGGAGGAGGACAATGATACAAAAACTGGTGGACCATTTTAAACTGAGTGAGGATGAGAAGTTTGTTGGTGATTTTCCAGCATTTTTACTGAAGGACGTTCTAATACAAGGCCAAATCTATTTAACTTCTATGCACTTGTTGTTTTTCGCCTATTTGCCTACTAATTCTGATGAAGTGCAATTGAGTGGTAATTTAAACGTCCACTCTAGAATTAGGGGTTCTACTAGATATTGGGCCGTCCTAAGAAATCAGTCTTTGTCCCTGTACAGTTCGCCTACTGAAACTTACTTCCCAGAACTTGAGATTGATTTAAAGACCACCGCAAGTATTACCGCTATTCAAAGTAAAACTACTGGGAAGCCAACAAatagtttcaaaattgaaacaaaGAAGAGGAATTTCACTTTCTCTGCTGACTCTGAGTTTGCTGCTAAATCATGGACTAATTCCCTCAGGAAACAACATTTTGCCGCTCAAAACGcaaatcaaaattctgTCAGTTTGAAAATACCCTTGGTGAACACAATGGAAGTTATAGATGAACCAGTTCTGGAGTATGCTTCTACTGTCAGAGTAAAAGCTGTAGAAAGTTCTGTATCTGGTGTACATGTGGAATTTGTGTTTGTATTTTTGGACAATTCCAGCACTACTCTCAAAAGGCATATTGATGCACAACTTGAGCTTTTGGAACAAAGTGGTATACCTGCCTTGGGGCGTGTTTTTTCAAGTGGACAAAATGTGGTTTCCGATTCCACTGATGCTTCGATCAGGGGAAAGAATCCCAACGATTCTAATGAAGGTGCCGATGTTAGCAGTCCCAAAAGAGCGtctcatcttcaccacaTTTTGCCCCATTTTCCTCGCCGTCAAGGTTCCTCGTCctctgaagaaaaatctagtggtttatcttctttaaaaccaaaatttggatctaaCAGTCGTGGTAATGGAGACACCGATGCCAGTAGTTCTAGCAGTCATTTACTAATCCCAGTGAAAAGTGTAGTGCAAAAGCCGAAATCCTTTGTGCAAGATTTTAATACGAAAGCTCATGTTACAACTGGTAATGGTTCTTGGTCCTCTTCCTCAGATGTAGACGAAAATGCTACTGAATCTAAAAAGGGACACCAACATAGATATTTCAGACACGGCCTGTGGAATAACAAGCCAATTCATTATCGTAACACCTCTGTCCCCTTcggtgatgaagatcctTACTTGGCCTCACCAGACGAAAATAAGGCAGCAAATGAAAAGTTTAGAGAACACTTTCATTTGGATTCAAATGCTAATTTGATTGGTGCCTATTTCGCTCATTTGAGTAGAAACATCCCTGTTTATGGTAAAGTTTACTTGTCAGAAGATATGATGGGATTTAGGTCTCTTTTGCCGGGTACCCACaccaagatgaatttaCCGCTGGTCGATGTTGAAGCCTGTTACAAGGAACAAGCTTTCAGCTTTGGttatgaagatttgattttGGTAGTTCGTGGCAATAATGAATTGTGCTTTGCATTCAGCAGTACTGAGGCGAGAGATGATGCAGAAAGTATTATTCGAAAGAGGATGgaagttttgaaattaagaAGAAGGGAAATTATGAACCCCACCACAAATATCTTAGAAGTTGATCCTCATTTCGCTAAGATGAAGCTAGTTGAGGACAAAATAAACGCTGGGGGTATCGATGCTCCTCTGGTGGTAGACAAGAATCCTTACTACGCCACTACCATCAAACCCCAtggaaagaaattgaaaattggTCTTTTAACGATTGGTTCTAGAGGAGATGTGCAACCATATATAGCATTCGGTAAGGGCTTACAGAAAGAAGGTCATGACGTGGTCATTATCACTCATGGGGAATTCCGTGAGTTTGTTGAATCCCGTGGTATTGCATTTGACGAAGTTGCAGGTAATCCTGCAGAGTTGATGTCTCTCATGGTAGAACACGAATCTCTGAATGTTGGTCTTCTGAAAAATGCAGCTACTAATTTCAGAAGTTGGATTGCTGAACTGTTGCAGACTGCATGGAAAGCTTGCGTGAGGTCAGAAATAGACGTTTTAGTTGAGTCGCCCTCTGCAATGGCTGGTATTCATATTGCCGAAGCTCTACAAATTCCATATTTGAGGGCTTTCACCATGCCATGGACCAGGACAAGAGCATATCCTCATGCTTTTATCGTTCCTGATCAACCGAAGGGTGGTAACTATAATTATATGACTCACGTTCTTTGGGAAAACATCTTTTGGAAAGGTATCAGTGGCCAAGTTAATAAATGGAGAGTTGAAACCTTGGACTTACCGAAGACCAATTTGGAATTAATGCAGCAAAGTAAGGTTCCATTCCTTTACAATGTTTCCCCCTCGATCTTCCCCCCAGCCGTAGACTTTTGTGAATGGGTTAAAGTCACCGGTTATTGGTTTCTAGATGAGGGGCAAAGTTACACACCACCTCCAGATCTGGAAACCTTTATCGCCAAGGCCAGAAAGTTGAATAAGAAGTTAGTCTACATTGGATTTGGTTCCATTGTTGTTTCTGATGCAAAGGAGATGACTAAAGCCATCACTGAAGCTGTCTTGGAGGCTGATGTGTACTGTATTTTGAATAAAGGTTGGTCTGATAGATTGAGTTCTAAATCTGATAAaaaggaaattgaagaacCCCTCCCTGAATCTATCTACAACTCAGGTTCTATTCCACACGATTGGTTGTTTCCTCAAATGGATGCTGCTGTTCATCATGGTGGTTCCGGTACCACCGGTGCAAGCTTGAAAGCGGGCTGTCCAACGATTGTGAAACCATTTTTTGGTGACCAGTACTTTTACGCCACCAGAGTTCAAGATATCGGCGCTGGTATTGCACTAAAGAAGTTGACTGGCAAGTCTTTAGCTCGTGCCTTGAAAGAAGCTACGCATAAtgaaaagatgaagatgaaagctcaagaaattaaagagaaaattTCTCTTGAGGATGGTGTGAAGACAGCCATTAACTGTCTATATACCGAGCTAGAATATGCAAAGAGTCTTGTGGTCGTAAAGGCGGAACAAAGAAATAGCCCAAGGAGCCGTCTCCTCGAACTTCCCTCTTTTGCAGCTCCAAAGTTACCtgatttgaatttggaaaagacTTTCGCATTCTTGTAA
- the MET2 gene encoding homoserine O-acetyltransferase (similar to uniprot|P08465 Saccharomyces cerevisiae YNL277W MET2 L-homoserine-O-acetyltransferase catalyzes the conversion of homoserine to O-acetyl homoserine which is the first step of the methionine biosynthetic pathway) — translation MSGTIPSKTLREVDVEELTPTNPYVKLVRDQRIVEIPELTLESGVSIRNFPIAYKSWGNLNAEGDNCMVICHALTGSSDVSDWWGPLLGDNMAFDPSRFLVICLNSMGSPYGSFSPLSINSETGKPYGPEFPLCTVRDDVKAHRMVLESLGVKSVACVVGGSMGGMTALEWAAMYGDDYVKNVIALATSARHSAWCISWSEAQRQSIYSDPKYRGGYYPLDDPPIAGLSAARMSALLTYRSRNSFEKKFSRRVPSLAQSKKAVTPTLRKPATVSEQSLQIHNDGHTPSSDVSQKRSSISSSNSTDSIRSLSSTTSLSSATGEVKEVKPAQTYFSAQSYLRYQGSKFIGRFDANCYIAITRKLDTHDLARDREEFEEDIDLVLQSIETPALVIGINSDGLFTYSEQEVLAENMPHAHLEKIESPEGHDAFLLEFKLINELMTRFLKEEAGKFMEAPPRPWKSHTSIETPTESVFGEAEEVTNW, via the coding sequence ATGTCAGGAACGATTCCATCAAAGACTCTGCGTGAAGTGGATGTCGAAGAGTTAACACCAACGAATCCATATGTGAAGTTAGTGAGAGACCAGAGAATTGTAGAAATCCCAGAATTAACTTTAGAATCAGGAGTATCTATCCGTAATTTTCCAATCGCTTACAAGAGCTGGGGTAACCTTAATGCCGAAGGTGATAACTGTATGGTGATATGCCATGCTCTAACTGGATCTTCAGATGTTTCTGATTGGTGGGGTCCGCTTTTGGGAGATAATATGGCATTTGATCCTTCGAGATTCTTAGTCATTTGCCTGAACTCTATGGGTTCTCCATATGGTTCATTCTCACCATTGTCCATTAATTCAGAGACTGGTAAACCATATGGTCCCGAATTTCCGCTCTGTACAGTTCGTGATGATGTAAAGGCACACAGAATGGTTCTGGAATCGTTAGGTGTGAAATCCGTTGCATGTGTTGTTGGTGGATCCATGGGGGGTATGACAGCGTTGGAGTGGGCTGCAATGTATGGTGATGATTATGTGAAAAATGTGATTGCACTAGCGACATCTGCAAGACATTCTGCATGGTGTATTTCATGGTCAGAAGCTCAAAGACAGTCGATCTATTCGGATCCCAAATATAGAGGTGGCTACTATCCATTAGATGATCCTCCAATCGCCGGATTAAGTGCAGCCCGTATGTCTGCTCTACTCACTTACCGCTCTAGAAacagttttgaaaagaaattttctaGAAGGGTACCTTCATTAGCACAATCAAAGAAGGCAGTCACACCGACTTTGCGTAAACCAGCCACTGTCAGCGAACAGTCTTTACAAATTCATAACGATGGTCATACACCATCTAGTGATGTGAGTCAAAAACGTTCAAGCATCTCTTCCTCTAACTCCACAGATTCAATACGTTCTTTGtcatcaacaacatcatTAAGTTCTGCTACAGGTGAAGTGAAAGAAGTGAAGCCAGCACAGACATACTTTTCGGCACAGAGCTACCTGAGATATCAGGGTAGTAAATTTATCGGCAGATTTGACGCTAACTGTTACATTGCCATCACTCGTAAGTTAGATACTCACGATTTGGCCAGAGATAGagaagaattcgaagaaGATATAGATCTAGTATTACAATCCATTGAAACCCCTGCATTAGTTATTGGTATTAATTCTGATGGATTATTCACCTATTCAGAACAAGAAGTTCTAGCTGAAAACATGCCTCATGCACATCTAGAAAAGATTGAATCTCCAGAGGGTCACGATGCATTTCTATTAGAATttaaattgatcaatgaacTAATGACGAggtttttgaaagaagaagcaggCAAATTTATGGAAGCTCCACCTCGTCCTTGGAAAAGTCATACTTCAATTGAAACTCCAACAGAATCAGTCTTCggtgaagctgaagaagttaCTAATTGGTGA